One Micromonospora sp. FIMYZ51 genomic window carries:
- a CDS encoding MerR family transcriptional regulator, producing the protein MADEALSAGAVARRLGVAVTTLRTWHQRYGLGPSQHVPGHHRRYTPTDLVRLEIMRRLTADGVSPAEAARWARRAPGPVPDSATVLARSSSTRVGGGTTIPVGRAGPAARGLARAAMRMDAVAISETVSRAIATDGVVHTWDRLLRPILVGIGERHAATDALIEVEHLFSRCVSAAFAAVVAARPALPGPPRILLSCADEEQHSLPLEALAAALAEAGVSHRMLGARVPVSALLDAIDRTGPAAVVVWSHLRLTADASQLTALLTAPRRPLLVLAGGPGWQADSLPAGVVRPVDLAEALSLAVAIRDSLDRAAVS; encoded by the coding sequence GTGGCCGATGAGGCGTTGAGCGCCGGGGCGGTCGCCCGCCGACTGGGCGTGGCCGTGACCACGCTGCGTACCTGGCACCAGCGGTACGGCCTCGGGCCCAGCCAGCACGTCCCGGGACACCATCGGCGCTACACCCCCACCGACCTGGTTCGGCTGGAGATCATGCGTCGGCTCACCGCCGACGGGGTCAGCCCGGCCGAGGCGGCGCGCTGGGCGCGGCGGGCACCCGGCCCGGTGCCCGACAGCGCAACCGTCCTGGCCAGGTCGAGTAGCACCCGCGTCGGCGGTGGCACGACCATCCCGGTCGGCCGCGCCGGCCCGGCGGCGCGCGGTCTGGCCCGCGCCGCGATGCGGATGGACGCGGTGGCGATCAGCGAAACGGTCAGCCGGGCCATCGCGACCGACGGGGTCGTCCACACCTGGGACCGACTGCTCCGCCCGATCCTCGTCGGCATCGGCGAGCGGCACGCCGCCACCGACGCGCTGATCGAGGTCGAGCACCTCTTCTCCCGGTGCGTCTCGGCGGCGTTCGCGGCCGTCGTGGCGGCCCGTCCGGCACTCCCTGGGCCGCCCCGCATCCTGCTCTCCTGCGCCGACGAGGAACAGCACAGCCTGCCGCTGGAGGCGTTGGCCGCCGCCCTCGCCGAGGCCGGCGTCAGCCATCGGATGCTCGGTGCCCGGGTGCCGGTGAGCGCCCTGCTGGACGCGATCGACCGGACCGGACCGGCCGCCGTGGTGGTCTGGTCGCACCTCCGGCTCACCGCCGACGCGAGCCAGCTCACCGCCCTGCTCACCGCACCGCGCCGCCCGCTCCTGGTGCTCGCCGGTGGGCCCGGATGGCAGGCCGACTCCCTGCCCGCCGGGGTGGTCCGCCCGGTCGACCTGGCCGAGGCGCTCTCGCTCGCCGTCGCCATCCGCGACTCGCTGGACCGCGCCGCCGTCTCCTGA
- the idi gene encoding isopentenyl-diphosphate Delta-isomerase, giving the protein MPPSREGHLVELVDDGGRPVGETTVAAAHRPPGRLHRAFSVLLVAPDGRVLLQRRAAVKTRFPLRWANSCCGHPQPGEALAEAANRRLAEELGAGPVPLTEVGAYVYRAEDPATGRVEVEYDHVLRGEFRPDSPLRPDPAEVAELRWVDPATLAAEVVDDPDTYAPWLGGVLDRLLHPSQPAGDSSERSGGR; this is encoded by the coding sequence ATGCCACCGTCCCGGGAGGGTCACCTGGTCGAGCTGGTCGACGACGGCGGTCGGCCGGTCGGCGAGACCACCGTCGCTGCCGCCCACCGACCACCAGGTCGGCTGCATCGCGCCTTCTCGGTGTTGTTGGTCGCGCCGGACGGCCGGGTGCTGCTCCAGCGCCGTGCTGCGGTCAAGACCCGCTTCCCGCTGCGCTGGGCCAACTCGTGCTGCGGCCACCCCCAGCCGGGTGAGGCCCTGGCCGAGGCCGCCAACCGGCGGCTGGCGGAGGAGTTGGGCGCCGGCCCGGTACCGCTCACCGAGGTCGGGGCCTACGTCTACCGGGCCGAGGACCCGGCCACCGGACGGGTCGAGGTGGAGTACGACCATGTGCTGCGGGGTGAGTTCCGGCCGGACAGCCCGCTGCGCCCCGACCCGGCAGAGGTCGCCGAGCTGCGCTGGGTCGACCCGGCGACGCTGGCCGCCGAGGTGGTCGACGACCCCGACACGTACGCGCCCTGGCTGGGCGGTGTGCTGGATCGGCTGCTGCACCCTTCGCAGCCGGCCGGCGACTCGTCGGAGCGGTCGGGTGGCCGATGA
- a CDS encoding polysaccharide deacetylase family protein, which produces MRHRALLACVTGLVVLLVTGCGGGSSPEAGSPSSPPPSAALPSAAAPTPARSKPPKPPLRALPAKLPAGLVRTSGAPEVALTFDDGPDPAWTPKVLDRLKKADVTATFCVVGVQVRKHPELVRRIVREGHQLCNHSWNHDLDLARRPIAEIRADLVRTNKEIRRAVPDAEVPFYRQPGGRWTAEVVKVARKLGMRSLHWTVDPKDWAKPTAATIEKRVKRSAKPGGVVLLHDGGGDRAATLAACPRLIAALKRDHGVAALR; this is translated from the coding sequence ATGCGTCATCGTGCTCTGCTCGCCTGCGTCACCGGTCTGGTCGTCCTGCTGGTGACCGGCTGCGGCGGCGGAAGCTCGCCCGAAGCCGGCAGCCCGTCGAGCCCGCCACCCTCAGCCGCCCTGCCATCCGCAGCCGCGCCGACCCCGGCCCGCAGCAAACCACCAAAGCCGCCACTGCGGGCGCTGCCGGCCAAGCTGCCGGCCGGTCTGGTCCGTACCTCCGGGGCACCGGAGGTGGCCCTCACCTTCGACGACGGTCCGGACCCGGCGTGGACCCCCAAGGTGCTGGACCGGCTGAAGAAGGCCGATGTCACCGCCACCTTCTGCGTGGTGGGTGTCCAGGTCCGCAAGCACCCCGAACTGGTCCGCCGGATCGTCCGGGAGGGGCACCAGCTCTGCAACCACAGCTGGAACCACGACCTCGACCTGGCCCGGCGGCCGATCGCCGAGATCCGCGCCGATCTGGTTCGCACGAACAAGGAGATCCGGCGGGCGGTGCCTGACGCGGAGGTGCCGTTCTACCGGCAGCCCGGCGGCCGGTGGACCGCGGAGGTGGTGAAGGTCGCCCGGAAGCTCGGCATGCGGTCGCTGCACTGGACGGTCGACCCGAAGGACTGGGCCAAGCCGACCGCCGCCACGATCGAGAAGCGGGTGAAGCGCTCCGCCAAGCCCGGCGGGGTCGTGCTGCTGCACGACGGCGGCGGCGACCGGGCCGCCACGCTCGCCGCCTGTCCCCGGCTGATCGCCGCCCTCAAGCGCGACCACGGCGTGGCGGCCCTCCGCTGA